The Nitrospirota bacterium genome contains a region encoding:
- a CDS encoding helix-turn-helix transcriptional regulator produces MIFRGPETLQYPSRKEFQHLGEIMHQVRSIQHRDQLPMLAACFGTIAPHEYSASGIFDISNKQLQIGHSSYGREHTHLYETQGYKWDPAIHLLEATQIGTVSSEDLLDLEISKEVAGLKLDAGIKECLTVGVRGALGLCTYFAFSNFDQHLMNKFRTMMQILGPHLHLAYMQATSTANDGHPLLETPSLTNREEEIMHWVAEGKTNWEISIILHVSLNTIKFHLKNVYYKLGGVENRWAAVAQWQRSASNPTPQNRPPHQDNSPETTPPSL; encoded by the coding sequence GTGATCTTTCGAGGACCTGAAACCCTCCAATATCCATCCAGAAAAGAGTTTCAGCACTTGGGCGAGATCATGCACCAGGTGCGAAGCATTCAACATCGAGACCAATTACCGATGTTGGCTGCATGTTTTGGCACGATCGCGCCTCATGAATATTCTGCGAGCGGGATATTCGATATTTCCAATAAGCAATTACAGATTGGCCACTCGAGTTACGGGAGGGAGCATACCCACCTCTATGAGACGCAAGGCTACAAGTGGGATCCTGCCATTCACCTCTTAGAAGCCACCCAGATCGGAACCGTCTCGAGTGAGGATCTCCTCGATCTCGAAATCTCGAAGGAAGTAGCTGGCCTTAAACTCGACGCGGGGATTAAGGAATGTTTGACGGTCGGAGTGCGCGGGGCATTAGGCCTATGTACCTACTTTGCGTTCAGTAATTTCGACCAGCACCTGATGAACAAGTTCAGAACCATGATGCAAATTCTTGGACCGCATCTCCATCTCGCCTATATGCAAGCAACCTCGACGGCAAACGATGGTCACCCTCTCCTGGAAACACCTTCCCTCACAAATCGAGAAGAAGAGATCATGCATTGGGTCGCGGAAGGAAAGACCAATTGGGAAATTTCTATTATTCTCCACGTGAGCCTAAATACGATCAAGTTTCACCTGAAAAACGTGTATTACAAGCTCGGAGGGGTTGAGAACCGTTGGGCAGCGGTGGCACAGTGGCAGCGGAGCGCATCAAACCCGACTCCCCAGAACAGGCCCCCACATCAGGACAACTCTCCTGAGACCACGCCCCCATCCCTCTAG
- a CDS encoding LuxR family transcriptional regulator, with translation MAQSLKNSFPGQLFENLSKQECQHALEVFHYAAQAETSDDVRDTLVRFQSLFPFDRLLGGLARLSPSGKFEGFTNVVNVSYPDEWLYLYWKNGYADIDPVFRAASQSPSTQVWKHTYLQATSKEELDFIETAKGFGLADGITTSSVDPTCGLATFYSFAGGESTDAVRYAPLVEYLGRHLHLALMRTARKDAPATEKCVKELSPREVTILNWIKNGKTNWEVGQILGVTERTVRFHLASIFAKLDVTTRSQAVAAAMEHGLPTLHGLPSAI, from the coding sequence ATGGCGCAAAGTCTTAAGAACTCCTTTCCAGGTCAGTTATTCGAGAATCTCTCAAAGCAGGAATGTCAGCACGCGCTGGAAGTCTTCCACTACGCCGCGCAAGCAGAGACCTCTGATGACGTGAGAGATACTCTCGTTCGCTTTCAGAGTCTTTTCCCTTTTGACCGTCTACTCGGTGGATTGGCACGCCTCAGCCCTAGCGGAAAATTTGAGGGTTTCACAAACGTAGTGAATGTCAGCTATCCAGATGAATGGCTCTATCTCTACTGGAAAAACGGGTACGCCGACATTGACCCCGTATTCCGAGCAGCCTCTCAATCTCCCAGCACTCAGGTCTGGAAACATACCTATCTCCAAGCGACCTCCAAAGAAGAATTAGACTTTATCGAAACCGCTAAAGGGTTTGGCCTGGCTGACGGAATCACTACCAGTTCGGTCGACCCGACATGCGGCCTCGCCACGTTTTATTCCTTTGCAGGAGGGGAAAGTACCGACGCTGTGCGATACGCTCCACTCGTGGAGTACCTTGGACGCCATCTCCACCTTGCCCTCATGCGAACAGCAAGGAAGGATGCGCCCGCAACGGAAAAGTGCGTAAAAGAACTATCCCCACGCGAAGTGACCATCTTGAATTGGATAAAAAATGGCAAGACGAACTGGGAAGTCGGCCAGATTCTTGGGGTGACGGAACGGACAGTACGATTCCATCTCGCAAGCATCTTCGCCAAACTCGATGTGACCACCCGCTCACAAGCAGTCGCCGCGGCCATGGAACATGGACTTCCCACCCTGCACGGTCTTCCGAGCGCGATCTGA
- a CDS encoding ATP-binding protein has translation MKNRRSFQLLDGFRQSSGKRRSQPAALAQGSSSERAESIPVRLGDSLAASLKTSEERLNALLHDRSRIGRELHDSVLHALCAIEASLAQSSQLRQDTVRATSSSPHPAANQIHKLIQDIQRMIPGGAADTIEPFSLVVELRFLARTFQQMSRLRIRLAVDPKAEEILTCEEAHELAVISREALTNCVRHARATGVVIALRRLGPRVQLRIRDNGSGFDVTHRQAKGMGFAHMEHRARKIGGAWTSNPRWEKAPASPQTCILNQHSPRYETNTDPSSHSPIISCSRPELEHTHQG, from the coding sequence ATGAAGAATCGGCGAAGCTTCCAACTACTAGACGGGTTTCGGCAATCATCCGGCAAACGGAGGTCACAGCCAGCCGCGTTGGCACAGGGAAGCTCATCCGAGCGCGCTGAGTCTATTCCTGTCCGGCTCGGAGACAGCCTTGCGGCTTCTCTCAAGACATCCGAAGAACGATTGAACGCCCTGCTGCACGACCGCAGTCGCATCGGACGGGAGTTGCATGACTCTGTCCTCCATGCGCTCTGCGCAATCGAGGCGAGCCTGGCACAATCCTCCCAACTGCGGCAGGATACGGTGCGAGCCACGTCCTCTTCCCCTCATCCGGCTGCCAACCAAATCCACAAACTTATCCAAGACATTCAACGGATGATTCCTGGAGGAGCCGCCGACACCATTGAGCCGTTTAGCCTGGTCGTCGAACTCCGATTTCTCGCCCGCACGTTTCAGCAGATGAGTCGGTTGCGTATTCGCCTGGCCGTCGACCCGAAAGCCGAGGAGATTTTGACATGCGAAGAGGCCCATGAACTCGCCGTCATCTCCAGAGAAGCCTTAACCAATTGCGTCCGGCATGCCAGGGCCACCGGGGTTGTGATCGCCCTTCGGCGGCTTGGCCCGCGAGTCCAGCTGCGCATTCGAGACAATGGATCGGGCTTCGACGTCACGCACCGACAGGCAAAAGGCATGGGATTCGCGCACATGGAACATCGCGCTCGAAAAATTGGGGGCGCCTGGACATCCAATCCACGATGGGAGAAGGCACCTGCATCACCGCAGACGTGTATCTTGAACCAGCACTCACCACGCTATGAAACGAACACGGACCCTTCATCTCACAGCCCGATCATCTCCTGTTCCAGGCCGGAGCTTGAGCACACACACCAAGGCTGA
- a CDS encoding beta-ketoacyl-[acyl-carrier-protein] synthase family protein, giving the protein MTQRRRVVITGMGIVSPLGCDLGMFWHQLSRGESGIRPITSFDTSPFQASLAGEVSDFDPTDFIQPKKARRMGRVSQFAVAAALMAGRDAMLDMDQEDRDRAAVCFGTSVGGLKEAFEAHDSMLAKQYKHTNPFTMTTTFPNAVSAEVSIAMGTHGECETYSIGCSSTANAIGRAYDLIQAHDVDIVVAGGAEAPLHPTIFSAMDAGRTLAPDQGGTIRNLPRPFDQTRCGIVLGEGAGCLILEEQEHAERRGAPIYAELEGWAFTTDAFSMARPDDTGKEHRRAIDRAIASAHWFPEEVDYINACGLGTVELDLIETIAIKEALGSHAYQIPVSSFKSALGHAFAASGAFQLIGTVLALQHQFIPPTLHLTHPDPQCDLDYVPCVGQARTLQRALVNSFGFGGKNIVIPVSRVDSPVSHGRIIREGAVAGYHRSLATPVLARATSTGLVQ; this is encoded by the coding sequence ATGACACAGCGTCGTCGAGTAGTCATTACGGGAATGGGCATCGTGTCTCCGCTGGGGTGTGACCTTGGAATGTTTTGGCATCAGTTGAGCCGGGGGGAGAGCGGCATTCGGCCGATCACCAGCTTCGACACCTCGCCCTTTCAAGCCTCCCTTGCCGGGGAAGTGAGCGATTTCGACCCGACAGACTTTATTCAGCCCAAGAAAGCCCGTCGGATGGGGCGGGTCTCTCAATTTGCCGTGGCCGCGGCCCTTATGGCCGGCCGCGATGCCATGCTCGATATGGACCAGGAAGATCGCGATCGCGCGGCGGTCTGCTTCGGCACGTCGGTGGGCGGATTGAAAGAAGCCTTCGAAGCACACGATTCCATGCTCGCCAAACAGTATAAACACACCAACCCCTTCACCATGACCACCACCTTCCCCAATGCCGTGTCCGCAGAAGTCTCGATCGCGATGGGCACCCACGGGGAATGTGAAACCTATTCCATCGGATGTTCTTCAACGGCCAACGCCATCGGTCGAGCCTACGATCTCATCCAGGCACATGACGTCGATATTGTCGTGGCAGGAGGAGCCGAAGCCCCCCTGCATCCCACGATCTTCTCCGCCATGGATGCCGGAAGGACCTTGGCGCCAGACCAGGGAGGCACGATTCGTAATCTGCCACGCCCGTTCGACCAAACCCGCTGCGGCATCGTCCTGGGTGAAGGCGCCGGCTGTCTGATCCTCGAAGAGCAGGAGCATGCCGAACGTCGTGGCGCCCCGATCTATGCCGAACTCGAAGGCTGGGCCTTTACCACCGATGCCTTCTCCATGGCTCGCCCTGACGACACGGGCAAGGAGCACCGCCGTGCCATCGATCGCGCCATCGCCTCAGCCCATTGGTTCCCGGAAGAAGTGGACTACATCAACGCCTGCGGCCTGGGAACCGTGGAACTAGACCTCATCGAAACGATCGCCATCAAGGAAGCCCTGGGCTCGCATGCCTATCAGATTCCCGTGAGTTCGTTTAAATCGGCGCTCGGCCATGCCTTTGCGGCCAGCGGCGCCTTTCAACTGATCGGCACAGTGCTCGCGCTTCAACACCAATTCATTCCCCCCACGCTCCATCTGACACATCCGGATCCCCAGTGCGATCTGGATTACGTGCCCTGCGTGGGACAAGCGCGAACGCTGCAACGAGCACTGGTAAATAGTTTCGGGTTCGGAGGCAAGAACATTGTCATTCCCGTTTCACGTGTCGACAGTCCTGTATCGCACGGTCGGATCATCCGCGAGGGAGCGGTGGCGGGCTACCATAGATCTCTAGCGACGCCAGTCCTGGCACGAGCAACCAGCACGGGGTTGGTCCAATGA
- a CDS encoding ATP-binding protein yields MKSRLGFQLIHGYRQSPDKPMQPRTTLAQGIPYSTRESIPRLLHEQIEDSLTAALTASEQRLSALLHDRSRIGRELHESVLQALYAIELGLVHSRDQAVDQLQRLIQDIRRMILAVESDHIEPFNLVSELQFLAQTLEQMGQVRIDMEIDSTAEEILTNEEGHEFVTIAREALNNCVQHAQATEVEIALRHIGSRVSLSIRDNGSGFDITEEQTAGVGFAHMRERARRIGGHLNIESTIGQGTCITAEGPQLDIDLAELNNDETTSSGIHSRLVEP; encoded by the coding sequence ATGAAATCTCGACTGGGGTTCCAGCTCATCCACGGGTATCGGCAATCTCCCGACAAACCGATGCAGCCGCGCACAACACTCGCGCAAGGGATTCCCTACAGCACCCGTGAGTCCATTCCCCGCCTGCTGCATGAACAGATTGAAGACAGCCTCACCGCAGCCCTCACGGCATCCGAGCAACGCTTGAGCGCATTGCTTCACGATCGCAGCCGTATCGGGCGTGAATTGCACGAGTCTGTGCTGCAAGCGCTCTATGCCATCGAGTTAGGCCTTGTGCATTCACGCGACCAGGCCGTCGATCAGCTCCAGCGTCTCATCCAAGACATCCGACGGATGATCCTGGCTGTGGAATCCGACCACATTGAGCCGTTCAACCTGGTCTCAGAGCTGCAATTTCTCGCCCAGACCCTTGAGCAGATGGGGCAGGTGCGGATTGATATGGAGATTGACTCGACAGCAGAGGAAATCTTGACCAACGAAGAGGGACATGAATTCGTCACCATCGCGAGAGAAGCGTTGAATAATTGCGTACAACACGCGCAAGCTACAGAAGTCGAGATCGCCCTTCGGCATATCGGCTCGCGAGTCAGCCTGAGCATTCGCGACAACGGATCTGGCTTCGACATCACGGAAGAACAAACAGCGGGCGTTGGATTTGCGCATATGCGGGAGCGGGCTCGGAGGATCGGGGGGCACCTGAACATCGAGTCCACGATCGGTCAAGGCACCTGCATCACCGCAGAAGGCCCTCAGTTAGACATAGACCTGGCGGAACTCAACAACGATGAGACTACGAGTTCCGGCATTCATTCTCGACTGGTCGAGCCGTAA
- a CDS encoding outer membrane protein transport protein → MNWILGSVVSMVVFLLPSYTFAQAIRFQPQGAAAAGQGNAFAAQADDASAIHFNPAGLTQLDGVQSMVGTNLMGGSIKYKSPAGLDTRGDFGGSITSPPPSQFYLSANLGALGLSALSPVTLGIGLTSPFGTSTRYPMNSPFNTAVTSATLPLIDIKPTFAYKVNDDLSLGVSADIYTFAGFLGEGHVEQRQVGAGLFGVPAGTSVEFNGKGTGAGATVSLLYTPLRNNEGKPIASIGLVYRTQAVVPLSGSLSVNGAKVADARTNLVLPQIYTGAIAVWPVRTNEREWKLELDVEYVGWKSNRDLDVHLSTGGVIPQPQQWKTVPVVAVGTEYKWLNPEWLPHWDVAVRSGYTRTENPVSDLTFNPGTISLSSNTLSIGAGFLCKGQGRFLGMVPCGGTSALWPKAMGLDVAFQEWFYEPRAVTSNQNPTVNGTYHAYVHLGTVSLKFMF, encoded by the coding sequence ATGAACTGGATATTGGGCTCAGTGGTCAGCATGGTAGTTTTTCTTCTGCCATCCTATACATTTGCTCAAGCGATTCGATTTCAACCTCAGGGGGCTGCTGCGGCCGGTCAGGGGAATGCCTTTGCCGCACAGGCGGATGATGCGTCAGCCATTCATTTCAATCCAGCTGGGTTAACTCAGCTGGATGGGGTTCAAAGCATGGTCGGGACGAACCTCATGGGAGGGTCGATCAAATACAAGAGCCCTGCGGGTCTCGATACAAGAGGTGATTTCGGGGGAAGCATCACCTCTCCACCGCCCAGTCAGTTCTATCTAAGCGCGAATCTTGGAGCTCTAGGTCTCTCGGCGCTCTCCCCCGTCACACTAGGGATTGGCCTTACTTCCCCATTTGGTACGAGTACCCGCTACCCGATGAATAGTCCCTTCAATACCGCCGTGACATCGGCGACATTGCCGCTCATCGATATCAAGCCAACATTCGCCTACAAGGTTAATGACGATTTGTCGCTGGGTGTCAGTGCGGATATCTACACCTTCGCGGGCTTTCTTGGGGAGGGGCATGTAGAGCAGCGGCAAGTGGGAGCCGGCTTGTTCGGCGTTCCAGCTGGAACTTCCGTTGAGTTCAACGGGAAAGGGACCGGGGCTGGTGCAACAGTTAGCCTGCTCTATACTCCCCTGAGAAATAATGAGGGCAAACCGATTGCCTCCATCGGACTGGTCTATCGCACCCAGGCGGTCGTGCCGTTGAGCGGATCGTTATCGGTGAACGGGGCGAAGGTTGCCGATGCCCGTACCAATCTTGTGCTGCCGCAGATCTATACCGGAGCGATTGCGGTCTGGCCTGTTCGTACGAATGAGCGGGAATGGAAGCTGGAACTCGATGTGGAATATGTCGGCTGGAAGTCGAATCGCGACCTCGATGTGCATCTCTCGACGGGAGGGGTGATCCCGCAACCACAGCAATGGAAGACGGTGCCGGTGGTGGCGGTCGGCACCGAGTATAAGTGGCTCAACCCTGAATGGCTGCCCCATTGGGATGTGGCCGTTCGATCGGGGTATACCAGAACGGAGAATCCCGTTTCCGACCTGACCTTCAACCCGGGCACGATTTCATTGTCCTCCAACACGCTGTCTATCGGGGCTGGATTCTTGTGTAAGGGCCAGGGACGATTTTTAGGAATGGTGCCTTGCGGAGGGACGTCCGCTCTCTGGCCTAAGGCCATGGGGCTCGATGTGGCGTTCCAGGAATGGTTTTATGAGCCGAGGGCGGTTACCAGTAACCAGAACCCCACCGTCAACGGGACGTACCATGCCTATGTGCATTTGGGGACCGTCAGCCTCAAATTCATGTTTTAG
- a CDS encoding PAS domain-containing protein encodes MSTHTKAEALRASEPAIHTGEPIEHCYRAIMEASSSAILLLSTESIILEWNPAAEVVSGWTADEALGRSYVELCLPIERRESFLAELMQVAEGGERRGLESPLRTRTGALTMLSWNMSRVVGAGGRLIGLIAIGTAMVPHTPIEEELRLAQTHLHHAERRALLATEKERCRIARELHDEFGQALTGLTFDLAWLNRKLSQAPAFPDGVELPSKVRAMSGSVDRLLDAVRTTATALRPAMLDDLGLIPALENLATTFQDRTGAQCAVAVTPELSSLALPSEISAAVFRITQELLTNVMRHAAASQVQIRLSHDGDNVRVDVTDNGKGISPERLSTTDSFGLRGMQERASLLGGHFHIVGTAGLGTTAWASLPLAEFAAP; translated from the coding sequence TTGAGCACACACACCAAGGCTGAAGCCCTCCGTGCATCAGAGCCCGCCATCCACACAGGAGAGCCCATCGAGCATTGTTATCGCGCAATCATGGAGGCCTCCAGCAGTGCCATCCTGCTGCTTTCGACTGAATCCATCATTCTGGAATGGAACCCTGCAGCCGAAGTGGTCTCCGGCTGGACGGCCGACGAAGCACTGGGCCGCAGCTATGTGGAGCTCTGCCTCCCCATCGAGAGGCGTGAGTCATTCTTAGCCGAACTCATGCAAGTCGCCGAGGGAGGCGAGCGACGAGGGCTCGAGAGCCCCCTCCGGACACGTACTGGTGCACTGACGATGCTCTCCTGGAATATGTCACGGGTGGTAGGGGCCGGCGGGCGTCTGATCGGCCTCATCGCGATCGGCACGGCCATGGTGCCGCACACCCCGATCGAAGAGGAGCTCCGACTGGCTCAAACCCACCTGCATCATGCCGAGCGCCGAGCGCTGCTCGCGACAGAAAAAGAACGGTGCAGGATTGCGCGGGAATTGCACGATGAGTTCGGACAGGCACTGACCGGCCTGACGTTCGATCTGGCCTGGCTCAACAGGAAACTTTCGCAAGCCCCTGCGTTCCCCGACGGCGTCGAGCTCCCGAGCAAAGTCCGAGCCATGTCTGGCTCAGTCGATCGGCTCTTAGATGCTGTTCGCACAACTGCGACAGCCTTGCGCCCAGCCATGCTGGACGACCTCGGGCTGATCCCGGCGCTCGAAAATCTCGCCACCACGTTTCAGGATCGTACTGGCGCACAATGTGCGGTCGCTGTGACTCCGGAGTTATCATCCCTCGCACTGCCTTCCGAGATATCGGCTGCTGTATTTCGAATCACACAAGAGCTCCTGACGAATGTGATGCGTCACGCTGCGGCCTCGCAGGTACAGATACGACTCTCCCATGATGGCGACAACGTGAGGGTAGACGTGACGGACAACGGGAAGGGCATCAGCCCCGAGCGATTGAGCACCACTGATTCCTTTGGGCTCCGTGGCATGCAGGAACGAGCCTCTCTCCTGGGCGGCCACTTTCATATTGTAGGAACCGCTGGACTCGGAACCACGGCCTGGGCTTCCCTACCCCTTGCGGAGTTTGCGGCACCATGA
- a CDS encoding acyl-homoserine-lactone synthase: MVKALESEEEFRQAYRLRHRVFAEKLRWVPEREDRLETDIYDAWSTAIGIFSSQNELLGMVRMTPAPFPFMLESEFSGCLVGSHHVRKELDTAEITRLTVDPAIVDRGLSAKLMRTIFKGMYHWTLANNIRYTYLVVESRLLRVVQRIGWPCHAIGAPAALPPAYVLSVGALLDLDEFRANAALRQPEMLAWLHSTEPVTTATVEKL; the protein is encoded by the coding sequence TTGGTCAAGGCCCTTGAAAGCGAGGAGGAGTTTCGGCAGGCGTATCGTCTTCGGCACAGAGTTTTTGCGGAGAAACTCAGATGGGTGCCAGAGCGGGAGGACCGACTCGAGACTGATATTTATGATGCGTGGAGCACCGCCATCGGTATTTTTTCCAGTCAAAATGAACTCTTGGGAATGGTACGGATGACGCCTGCTCCCTTCCCGTTTATGCTGGAAAGCGAGTTCAGCGGATGCCTGGTTGGATCACATCACGTTCGCAAGGAGCTCGACACCGCGGAAATTACCCGCTTGACTGTGGATCCTGCAATTGTCGATCGAGGTCTTTCCGCTAAGCTGATGCGGACTATTTTTAAGGGCATGTATCACTGGACTCTCGCGAATAATATTCGCTACACCTACCTGGTTGTTGAAAGTAGGCTTCTCCGTGTTGTGCAGCGAATCGGATGGCCCTGCCATGCAATCGGTGCTCCCGCCGCCCTTCCTCCTGCGTATGTGCTGTCAGTTGGGGCGCTGCTCGATCTCGACGAGTTTCGCGCAAATGCAGCGTTGCGGCAACCCGAGATGCTGGCGTGGTTACATTCCACGGAGCCAGTTACGACCGCGACTGTAGAGAAGCTGTGA
- a CDS encoding cytochrome P450, whose translation MDTSAQATCPFHVTSATKEGGRSTSVHSHRTLKELPGPDGLPILGNILQLDLKQLHSILEQWAGTYGSIYKFRIAQKTVVAISDTGLINEVLRKRPAAYRRLESIEPVLKEMGIDGVFSAEGEQWLRQRRTAMQALNTAHLRSFFPTLTKVTERLKKRWDQATSDGAPIDVQEDLMRYTIDVTSNLAFGYDVNTLEGQGDDIQRHLEKVFPMVNRRINAPFPYWHFVKLPADRALDDALVAIRKALAEFIAHSRERLAQNPELATHPTNFLEAMLAARDVDGADITDEEIFGNVLTMLIGGEDSTAATMAWMLHFLTEYPDIQLRVQQELDEVLGSANALHDMRDAERLTYLEAVSFETMRLKSVFPILFLGANKDVELGGVHIPEGTAIFLLTRKCGMQEREFTAADQFQPERWLAAHGGQEGGHNPKAFVPFGAGPRLCPGRNLALLEMKSAMAMLFRNFSVEKLEGAKPVEEHFGFLMAPENLSVTFRRRTQCVSQEAGYAEVVGNYPAMTVGA comes from the coding sequence ATGGATACTTCTGCTCAGGCGACATGTCCCTTTCACGTCACATCTGCCACTAAGGAAGGAGGGCGGTCGACATCCGTTCATTCCCACCGGACACTCAAAGAACTCCCTGGGCCGGATGGGCTGCCAATATTGGGAAATATCCTGCAGCTTGATTTGAAACAGCTGCACTCGATTCTTGAGCAATGGGCCGGTACCTATGGATCGATCTATAAGTTTCGAATCGCGCAGAAGACCGTGGTGGCTATTTCCGACACAGGTCTCATCAATGAGGTGTTGCGGAAGCGCCCGGCTGCGTACCGTCGTCTTGAGTCGATAGAGCCTGTTCTTAAGGAAATGGGAATCGATGGCGTGTTCTCAGCGGAGGGCGAGCAATGGCTTCGGCAGCGGCGTACGGCCATGCAGGCGTTGAATACCGCACATCTGAGGAGTTTTTTTCCGACATTGACGAAAGTGACGGAGAGGTTGAAGAAGCGATGGGATCAGGCAACGTCAGATGGTGCCCCGATCGATGTGCAAGAAGATCTGATGCGGTACACCATTGATGTCACCAGTAATCTCGCGTTTGGGTACGATGTGAATACGTTGGAGGGGCAGGGCGACGATATTCAGCGGCATCTTGAGAAAGTATTTCCCATGGTCAATCGGAGAATCAACGCGCCCTTCCCGTATTGGCATTTCGTGAAACTTCCGGCAGACCGCGCCTTAGACGACGCGCTCGTGGCCATCCGTAAGGCACTGGCGGAATTCATTGCTCATAGCCGTGAGCGGCTGGCGCAGAACCCCGAGCTAGCAACGCATCCAACAAATTTTTTGGAGGCCATGCTTGCGGCACGGGATGTTGATGGAGCCGACATCACCGATGAGGAGATCTTCGGCAATGTTCTGACCATGCTGATCGGAGGCGAAGATTCTACTGCTGCGACGATGGCCTGGATGCTTCACTTCTTGACCGAATATCCCGACATTCAGCTTCGAGTTCAACAGGAGCTGGATGAGGTGTTGGGCTCTGCCAACGCGCTGCATGACATGCGCGATGCCGAGCGCCTTACGTATCTGGAGGCGGTGTCGTTCGAGACGATGCGCCTGAAGTCTGTCTTCCCTATCCTGTTTCTTGGAGCCAATAAGGATGTGGAGCTGGGTGGGGTACATATTCCGGAAGGCACGGCGATCTTCCTCCTCACTCGCAAGTGCGGGATGCAGGAACGAGAGTTTACGGCAGCGGATCAGTTTCAGCCAGAGCGGTGGCTTGCTGCTCATGGTGGTCAGGAGGGAGGCCATAATCCCAAAGCCTTTGTGCCCTTTGGAGCAGGTCCCCGATTGTGCCCTGGGCGCAATTTGGCGTTGTTGGAAATGAAGTCCGCAATGGCCATGCTCTTCAGAAATTTTTCCGTTGAAAAACTGGAGGGTGCAAAGCCTGTCGAGGAACACTTTGGCTTTCTTATGGCGCCTGAAAATTTGTCTGTCACCTTTAGACGGAGAACGCAGTGTGTCTCTCAGGAGGCAGGGTACGCGGAGGTTGTCGGCAATTATCCGGCCATGACGGTTGGCGCATAG